From the Streptomyces pluripotens genome, one window contains:
- the sufB gene encoding Fe-S cluster assembly protein SufB, protein MTLPTETAHPELEGLGNYEYGWADSDVAGAAARRGLDEDVVRDISAKKSEPEWMTKLRLKGLKLFEKKPMPNWGSDLSGIDFDNIKYFVRSTEKQAESWEDLPEDIKNTYDKLGIPEAEKQRLVAGVAAQYESEVVYHQIREDLEEQGVIFLDTDTALKEHPELFKEHFGTVIPAGDNKFAALNTAVWSGGSFIYVPPGVHVEIPLQAYFRINTENMGQFERTLIIVDEGAYVHYVEGCTAPIYKSDSLHSAVVEIIVKKNARCRYTTIQNWSNNVYNLVTKRAVAYEGATMEWVDGNIGSKVTMKYPAVYLMGEHAKGETLSIAFAGEGQHQDAGAKMVHMAPNTSSNIVSKSVARGGGRTSYRGLIEIGEGAAGSKSNVLCDALLVDTVSRSDTYPYVDVREDDVSMGHEATVSKVSEDQLFYLMSRGLSEDEAMAMIVRGFVEPIAKELPMEYALELNRLIELQMEGAVG, encoded by the coding sequence ATGACTCTCCCCACGGAGACTGCCCACCCCGAACTCGAGGGTCTGGGCAACTACGAATACGGCTGGGCCGACTCCGACGTGGCCGGTGCCGCCGCCAGGCGCGGCCTCGACGAGGACGTCGTCCGGGACATCTCCGCCAAGAAGTCCGAGCCGGAGTGGATGACCAAGCTCCGCCTCAAGGGTCTGAAGCTCTTCGAGAAGAAGCCCATGCCGAACTGGGGCTCGGACTTGTCGGGCATCGACTTCGACAACATCAAGTACTTCGTGCGCTCCACGGAGAAGCAGGCGGAGTCCTGGGAGGACCTGCCCGAGGACATCAAGAACACCTACGACAAGCTGGGCATCCCGGAGGCCGAGAAGCAGCGCCTGGTCGCCGGCGTGGCCGCCCAGTACGAGTCGGAGGTCGTCTACCACCAGATCCGTGAGGACCTGGAGGAGCAGGGCGTCATCTTCCTCGACACCGACACCGCGCTGAAGGAGCACCCCGAGCTCTTCAAGGAGCACTTCGGCACCGTCATTCCGGCCGGTGACAACAAGTTCGCCGCGTTGAACACCGCCGTGTGGTCCGGTGGCTCCTTCATCTATGTCCCGCCGGGCGTCCACGTGGAGATCCCGCTCCAGGCCTACTTCCGCATCAACACCGAGAACATGGGCCAGTTCGAGCGGACTCTGATCATCGTCGACGAGGGTGCCTACGTGCACTACGTCGAGGGTTGCACGGCCCCGATCTACAAGTCGGACTCGCTGCACTCCGCGGTCGTCGAGATCATCGTCAAGAAGAATGCCCGCTGCCGCTACACGACCATCCAGAACTGGTCGAACAACGTCTACAACCTGGTCACCAAGCGCGCTGTGGCGTACGAGGGCGCGACCATGGAGTGGGTCGACGGCAACATCGGCTCCAAGGTGACGATGAAGTACCCGGCCGTCTACCTGATGGGCGAGCACGCCAAGGGCGAGACCCTGTCCATCGCCTTCGCGGGCGAGGGCCAGCACCAGGACGCCGGCGCCAAGATGGTCCACATGGCACCGAACACGTCGTCCAACATCGTCTCCAAGTCGGTGGCGCGCGGCGGCGGCCGCACCTCCTACCGCGGTCTGATCGAGATCGGCGAGGGCGCCGCCGGTTCCAAGTCCAACGTCCTGTGCGACGCGCTGCTGGTCGACACGGTCTCCCGGTCCGACACCTACCCGTACGTCGACGTCCGCGAGGACGACGTGTCCATGGGCCACGAGGCCACCGTCTCCAAGGTCTCCGAGGACCAGCTCTTCTACTTGATGAGCCGTGGTCTCTCCGAGGACGAGGCGATGGCGATGATCGTGCGCGGCTTCGTCGAGCCGATCGCCAAGGAACTGCCCATGGAGTACGCGCTGGAACTCAACCGGCTGATCGAGCTGCAGATGGAGGGGGCGGTCGGCTGA
- a CDS encoding AbfB domain-containing protein: protein MSRTGAASRVAGTGEPRPDASKAAAQQGTSSNPAALHRSVRSLNRPDRYWQTNGGDLKLGPATSPAARSAATFSLVKGLAKSGCYSFETADGDYLRHRNGLLHAEHDDGSRLFEQDATFCPRPSSFTGATMLESLNRPGRFLRHQDSRLVLDPYQNTDLYRADSAFLLVDGLA from the coding sequence GTGTCTCGTACGGGGGCCGCCTCCCGCGTCGCAGGCACCGGCGAGCCGCGACCCGACGCCTCCAAGGCCGCAGCGCAACAGGGAACTTCCTCGAATCCGGCCGCACTTCACCGGTCCGTCCGCTCCCTCAACCGCCCCGACCGCTACTGGCAGACCAACGGCGGCGACCTGAAGCTCGGTCCGGCCACCTCACCCGCCGCCCGCAGCGCGGCCACCTTCAGTCTGGTCAAGGGCCTGGCGAAGAGCGGCTGCTACTCGTTCGAAACGGCGGACGGCGACTACCTGCGCCACCGGAACGGCCTGCTGCACGCCGAACACGACGACGGCTCACGGCTGTTCGAGCAGGACGCCACCTTCTGCCCACGTCCGTCCTCCTTCACCGGAGCGACCATGCTGGAGTCGCTCAACCGGCCCGGCCGCTTTCTGCGCCACCAGGATTCCCGGCTGGTTCTGGATCCGTACCAGAACACCGACCTCTACCGGGCCGACTCGGCGTTCCTCCTGGTCGACGGGCTCGCCTGA
- the sufC gene encoding Fe-S cluster assembly ATPase SufC: MATLEIRDLHVTVEADNATKEILKGVDLTVKQGETHAIMGPNGSGKSTLAYSLAGHPKYTVTSGTVLLDGEDVLEMSVDERARAGLFLAMQYPVEVPGVSVSNFLRTSATAIRGEAPKLRTWVKEVKEAMQRLNMDPSFAERNVNEGFSGGEKKRHEILQLELLKPKIAVLDETDSGLDVDALRIVSEGVNRVRETGEVGTLLITHYTRILRYIKPDHVHVFAGGRIVESGGPELADKLENEGYEAYVKGGASA; this comes from the coding sequence ATGGCAACGCTTGAAATCCGAGACCTGCACGTCACCGTCGAGGCCGACAACGCCACGAAGGAGATCCTCAAGGGCGTCGACCTCACCGTGAAGCAGGGCGAGACGCACGCCATCATGGGCCCCAACGGCTCGGGCAAGTCGACCCTCGCCTACTCCCTCGCGGGTCACCCGAAGTACACGGTCACCAGCGGCACCGTGCTGCTCGACGGCGAGGACGTCCTGGAGATGTCCGTGGACGAGCGCGCCCGCGCGGGCCTGTTCCTGGCGATGCAGTACCCGGTCGAGGTGCCCGGCGTCTCGGTCTCCAACTTCCTGCGCACCTCCGCCACCGCCATCCGCGGCGAGGCCCCCAAGCTGCGCACCTGGGTGAAGGAGGTCAAGGAGGCCATGCAGCGCCTCAACATGGACCCCTCCTTCGCCGAGCGCAACGTCAACGAGGGCTTCTCCGGCGGTGAGAAGAAGCGCCACGAGATCCTCCAACTGGAGCTGCTCAAGCCGAAGATCGCGGTCCTGGACGAGACGGACTCCGGCCTGGACGTCGATGCGCTCCGCATCGTCTCCGAGGGCGTCAACCGCGTCCGCGAGACCGGCGAGGTCGGCACCCTGCTGATCACGCACTACACGCGCATCCTGCGCTACATCAAGCCCGACCACGTCCACGTGTTCGCCGGCGGACGCATCGTCGAGTCCGGCGGTCCGGAGCTCGCGGACAAGCTGGAGAACGAGGGCTACGAGGCATACGTGAAGGGTGGCGCATCCGCGTGA
- the sufU gene encoding Fe-S cluster assembly sulfur transfer protein SufU: protein MKLDSMYQEVILDHYKNPHGRGLRDGDAEVHHVNPTCGDEITLRVKYDGTRIEDVSYEGQGCSISQASASVLNDLLVGKDLAEAQKIQETFLELMQSKGKIEPDDAMEDVLEDAVAFAGVSKYPARVKCALLSWMAWKDATAQALGGADAERKTA from the coding sequence GTGAAGCTGGACTCGATGTACCAGGAAGTCATCCTGGACCACTACAAGAACCCGCACGGGCGTGGTCTGAGGGATGGCGACGCCGAGGTGCACCACGTGAACCCGACGTGCGGCGACGAGATCACCCTCCGTGTGAAGTACGACGGCACCAGGATCGAGGACGTCTCGTACGAGGGTCAGGGCTGCTCCATCAGCCAGGCCTCCGCCTCGGTGCTGAACGACCTCCTCGTCGGCAAGGACCTGGCCGAGGCACAGAAGATCCAGGAGACCTTCCTGGAGCTGATGCAGTCCAAGGGCAAGATCGAACCGGACGACGCGATGGAGGACGTCCTGGAGGACGCGGTCGCGTTCGCCGGTGTCTCCAAGTACCCCGCCCGGGTTAAGTGCGCCCTCCTCAGCTGGATGGCGTGGAAGGACGCGACGGCCCAGGCGCTCGGTGGCGCCGACGCCGAAAGGAAGACGGCATGA
- a CDS encoding cysteine desulfurase: MTPTRHGLPGLLDTEAIRKDFPVLDRLVHDGKKLVYLDNAATSQKPRQVLDAVSEYYERHNANVHRGVHVLAEEATALYEGARDKVAEFINAPSRDEVIFTKNASESLNLVANMLGWAEEPYRVDHETEIVITEMEHHSNIVPWQLLAQRTGAKLKWFGLDDDGRLDLSNVDEIITEKTKIVSFVLVSNILGTLNPVEAIVRRAQEVGALVCVDASQAAPHMPVDVQALQADFVAFTGHKMCGPTGIGVLWGRQELLEDLPPFLGGGEMIETVSMHSSTYAPAPHKFEAGTPPVAQAVGLGAAIDYLQAIGMDKIFAHEHALTEYAVRRLAEVPDLKIIGPATAEDRGAAISFTLGDIHPHDVGQVLDEQGIAVRVGHHCARPVCLRYGIPATTRASFYLYSTPTEIDALVEGLEHVRNFFG, encoded by the coding sequence GTGACACCTACCCGCCATGGGCTCCCCGGCCTCCTCGACACCGAGGCGATCCGCAAGGACTTCCCCGTCCTGGACCGGCTGGTCCACGACGGCAAGAAGCTCGTGTACCTGGACAACGCGGCGACATCGCAGAAGCCGCGCCAGGTGCTGGACGCTGTGAGCGAGTACTACGAGCGCCACAACGCCAACGTCCACCGCGGTGTGCACGTGCTCGCCGAGGAGGCCACGGCGCTGTACGAGGGTGCGCGCGACAAGGTGGCGGAGTTCATCAACGCACCGAGCCGGGACGAGGTGATCTTCACCAAGAACGCCTCCGAGTCGCTGAACCTCGTGGCGAACATGCTCGGCTGGGCCGAGGAGCCCTACCGGGTGGACCACGAGACCGAGATCGTCATCACGGAGATGGAGCACCACTCCAACATCGTGCCGTGGCAGTTGCTGGCGCAGCGCACGGGCGCGAAGCTGAAGTGGTTCGGCTTGGACGACGACGGTCGGCTCGACCTGTCCAACGTCGACGAGATCATCACGGAGAAGACGAAGATCGTCTCTTTCGTGTTGGTGTCGAACATCCTGGGCACCCTCAACCCGGTCGAGGCGATAGTGCGCCGCGCGCAGGAGGTCGGCGCACTGGTCTGCGTCGATGCCTCGCAGGCCGCCCCGCACATGCCGGTGGACGTGCAGGCACTCCAGGCCGACTTCGTGGCCTTCACCGGTCACAAGATGTGCGGCCCGACGGGCATCGGTGTCCTGTGGGGCCGCCAGGAGCTGCTGGAGGACCTGCCTCCGTTCCTGGGCGGCGGCGAGATGATCGAGACCGTCTCAATGCACTCGTCCACCTACGCCCCGGCGCCGCACAAGTTCGAGGCGGGTACGCCGCCGGTCGCCCAGGCGGTCGGTCTCGGCGCGGCGATCGACTACCTCCAGGCGATCGGCATGGACAAGATCTTCGCCCATGAGCACGCGCTGACCGAGTATGCCGTCCGGCGCCTGGCGGAGGTCCCCGACCTGAAGATCATCGGTCCGGCCACGGCCGAGGACCGAGGAGCCGCGATCTCCTTCACACTGGGCGACATCCATCCGCACGACGTGGGCCAGGTCCTGGACGAGCAGGGCATTGCGGTCCGTGTGGGTCACCACTGCGCCCGTCCGGTCTGCCTCCGCTACGGAATTCCCGCGACCACACGAGCGTCGTTCTATCTGTACTCCACGCCGACCGAGATCGATGCTCTGGTCGAGGGCCTGGAGCACGTACGGAACTTCTTCGGTTGA
- the sufD gene encoding Fe-S cluster assembly protein SufD yields MAEAQNSPTLDSARAGGPPPAGSTTAGSIAVAAESTVVSRMSAPPSFAVADFPVPHGREEEWRFTPLERLRGLHDGTAVATGEGVKVDVRAPEGVTVETVGRDDARLGKAGTPVDRVAAQAYSAFEKASVVTVPKETVLTEPVRISVHGEGGTAFGHQVIELGAFAEAVVVIDHTGDAVLAANVDYILGDGAKLTVVSVQDWDDKAVHVAQHNALVGRDASVKSVVVTFGGDVVRLHPRVTYAGPGGEAELFGLYFTDAGQHQEHRLLVTHNTPHCKSNVVYKGALQGDDAHAVWIGDVLIEAAAEGTDTYEMNRNLVLTDGARVDSVPNLEIETGEIVGAGHASATGRFDDEQLFYLMARGIPEHEARRLVVRGFFAELVQQIGVADIEERLLAKIEEELEASVA; encoded by the coding sequence ATGGCCGAGGCCCAGAACTCCCCCACCCTCGACTCCGCTCGGGCGGGTGGACCCCCACCGGCCGGGTCCACCACCGCGGGCTCGATCGCGGTCGCCGCGGAGTCGACCGTCGTCTCGCGCATGAGCGCGCCCCCGTCCTTCGCCGTGGCGGACTTCCCGGTCCCGCACGGACGTGAAGAGGAGTGGCGGTTCACCCCGCTGGAGCGGTTGCGCGGGCTGCACGACGGCACTGCCGTCGCCACTGGCGAGGGCGTGAAGGTCGACGTCCGGGCCCCCGAGGGCGTCACCGTCGAAACCGTCGGCCGTGATGATGCGCGGCTCGGCAAGGCGGGCACCCCGGTGGACCGCGTGGCCGCCCAGGCGTACTCCGCCTTCGAGAAAGCCTCGGTCGTCACCGTCCCGAAGGAAACCGTCCTCACCGAGCCGGTCCGCATCTCGGTGCACGGCGAGGGCGGCACCGCCTTCGGCCACCAGGTGATCGAACTGGGTGCCTTCGCCGAGGCCGTCGTGGTCATCGACCACACGGGCGACGCGGTGTTGGCCGCCAACGTCGACTACATCCTCGGTGACGGCGCCAAGCTGACCGTCGTCTCCGTGCAGGACTGGGACGACAAGGCCGTCCACGTCGCCCAGCACAACGCCCTGGTCGGCCGCGACGCCTCCGTCAAGTCCGTGGTCGTCACCTTCGGAGGCGACGTGGTCCGCCTGCACCCGCGCGTCACCTACGCGGGCCCCGGCGGCGAGGCCGAGCTGTTCGGCCTGTACTTCACCGATGCCGGGCAGCACCAGGAGCACCGTCTGCTGGTCACCCACAACACCCCGCACTGCAAGTCGAACGTCGTCTACAAGGGCGCGCTCCAGGGCGACGACGCGCACGCGGTCTGGATCGGCGACGTGCTCATCGAGGCCGCGGCCGAGGGCACGGACACCTACGAGATGAACCGCAACCTGGTCCTCACGGACGGCGCGCGGGTCGACTCGGTGCCCAACCTGGAGATCGAGACTGGTGAGATCGTCGGTGCCGGCCACGCCTCCGCCACTGGCCGTTTCGACGACGAGCAGCTCTTCTACCTGATGGCCCGCGGCATCCCGGAGCACGAGGCCCGCCGTCTCGTAGTCCGCGGCTTCTTCGCCGAGCTGGTCCAGCAAATCGGTGTCGCCGACATCGAGGAGCGCCTGCTCGCCAAGATCGAAGAGGAGCTGGAGGCTTCGGTCGCATGA
- a CDS encoding metal-sulfur cluster assembly factor codes for MTDTVETKPASEEELREALMDVVDPELGIDVVNLGLIYGIHVDDSNVATIDMTLTSAACPLTDVIEDQAKSATDGLVNELRINWVWMPPWGPDKITDDGREQLRALGFNV; via the coding sequence ATGACCGACACCGTTGAGACGAAGCCGGCCTCGGAGGAGGAACTCCGCGAGGCCCTGATGGACGTGGTCGACCCCGAGCTGGGCATCGACGTCGTCAACCTCGGCCTGATCTACGGCATCCACGTCGACGACTCCAACGTGGCGACCATCGACATGACCCTGACCTCGGCGGCCTGCCCGCTGACGGACGTCATCGAGGACCAGGCCAAGTCCGCCACCGACGGTCTCGTCAACGAACTGCGGATCAACTGGGTCTGGATGCCGCCGTGGGGTCCGGACAAGATCACGGACGACGGGCGCGAGCAGCTTCGGGCGCTCGGTTTCAACGTCTGA
- a CDS encoding DMT family transporter, translated as MGYLLLVGAIAAEVTATTAMKYSFGFSRLWPSLVTAVGYLVSFVLLARTLKTVQIGTAYAIWSGAGTAAVAVLGLLLFGEGMSTTRLAGILLIITGVVVLNLGGAPH; from the coding sequence ATGGGCTACTTGTTGCTCGTCGGCGCCATTGCCGCCGAGGTCACCGCGACGACGGCGATGAAGTACAGCTTTGGATTCAGCAGGCTCTGGCCCTCGCTCGTGACGGCCGTGGGCTACCTCGTCTCCTTCGTGCTGCTTGCCCGCACGCTGAAGACCGTGCAGATCGGGACGGCGTACGCGATCTGGTCCGGTGCGGGCACAGCGGCTGTGGCCGTCCTCGGTCTGCTGCTGTTCGGGGAGGGAATGAGCACGACCAGGCTCGCCGGGATCCTGCTGATCATCACTGGGGTCGTGGTCCTGAACCTGGGCGGGGCGCCGCACTGA
- a CDS encoding non-heme iron oxygenase ferredoxin subunit — protein sequence MTFVRACGLSELEEDTPKRVELDGTPVSVVKTEGEVFAIHDICSHANVSLSEGEVEDCQIECWLHGSAFDLRTGKPSGLPATRPVPVYPVKIEGDDVLVSVTQES from the coding sequence ATGACCTTCGTACGCGCCTGCGGGCTGAGCGAGCTGGAGGAGGACACCCCGAAGCGGGTGGAACTCGATGGCACGCCGGTCTCGGTCGTGAAGACCGAGGGCGAGGTGTTCGCGATCCACGACATCTGCTCCCATGCGAACGTCTCCCTCTCCGAGGGCGAGGTGGAGGACTGCCAGATCGAGTGCTGGCTGCACGGCTCCGCCTTCGACCTGCGCACCGGCAAGCCGTCCGGCCTCCCCGCCACGCGCCCCGTCCCCGTATACCCCGTAAAGATCGAAGGGGACGACGTTCTCGTCTCCGTCACCCAGGAGTCCTGA